The proteins below come from a single Sphingobacteriales bacterium genomic window:
- a CDS encoding biopolymer transporter ExbD — protein sequence MAIKRTTDIKPDFNMASMTDIIFLLLIFFLLSSNFVTPNAIKLILPKATTEKLPVKIVNLSVTENLQYYIDNEQVSYDQIENKLRSMVSDIQDISIVLRVDERVRHGDFVKVLKSCNKVTSRVVIATMPE from the coding sequence ATGGCAATAAAAAGAACAACTGACATCAAGCCTGATTTTAACATGGCTTCAATGACAGATATTATTTTTCTGTTGCTGATATTTTTTCTGCTCTCTTCCAATTTTGTTACTCCAAACGCCATTAAGCTAATCCTTCCCAAGGCTACTACTGAAAAATTACCTGTAAAAATTGTCAATCTTTCCGTAACGGAGAATCTTCAATACTATATTGATAATGAACAGGTTTCCTATGATCAGATTGAAAATAAACTGCGTTCGATGGTTTCTGACATTCAGGATATTTCAATTGTGCTGCGGGTGGACGAGCGAGTCAGACATGGTGATTTTGTAAAGGTCTTAAAATCATGCAATAAAGTAACCTCGAGGGTCGTTATTGCTACGATGCCGGAATAA
- a CDS encoding MotA/TolQ/ExbB proton channel family protein produces MKGGIMMIPIAILFVIAVYIFIERYMVIRRSAEIDDNFMNKIRDLVINGNIEGARSLCLSKDSPIARMLEKGISRIGNPLKDITTSIENVANLEVFKMEKKLATLATIAGAAPMLGFLGTVTGMIKAFWQLSQAGSNIVPEQLAGGIYEAMITTAAGLIVGIPAYFGYNILATMIKKVVFKMEATSVEFIDVLHEPV; encoded by the coding sequence ATGAAAGGGGGGATTATGATGATTCCCATCGCCATTTTGTTTGTCATTGCTGTTTATATTTTTATTGAGCGCTACATGGTCATCAGGCGTTCTGCAGAAATTGACGACAACTTTATGAACAAAATCAGGGATTTGGTCATCAATGGAAATATTGAGGGAGCAAGGTCTCTTTGTCTGTCTAAAGACAGTCCGATTGCCCGAATGCTTGAAAAGGGGATATCCAGGATAGGGAATCCCCTGAAAGACATAACTACCTCCATTGAAAATGTAGCCAATCTGGAAGTATTTAAAATGGAGAAAAAGCTGGCAACGCTGGCCACCATTGCCGGTGCAGCACCCATGCTGGGGTTTTTAGGTACAGTTACCGGAATGATAAAAGCTTTCTGGCAATTGTCCCAAGCCGGAAGCAATATTGTCCCTGAACAACTGGCAGGAGGTATTTATGAAGCCATGATCACCACTGCTGCCGGTCTTATTGTCGGGATTCCTGCCTATTTTGGCTATAATATTCTGGCCACAATGATTAAAAAGGTAGTTTTCAAAATGGAAGCTACTTCCGTTGAATTTATTGATGTACTTCATGAACCTGTTTGA